The Haladaptatus paucihalophilus DX253 nucleotide sequence TGACCGGCGGCGTTCCGCTACCCTCCGCCTCGACAGCGATTCACACAGAACCTCTCCGTCGGACGGCAGAATGAAGTCCTCCGGCTTACAGTCATACGATAATGGCCGACCGACCCCGGCGCGTTCCGTTTACCGTCTTCTCGTCAGTCACGCGGCAGCGACGCCGGGTGTTTCTCTATATCGCGTCGTTCGTCGGCGTCATCGTCCTGTACACCGTCGCGTACATGTGGGGGATGGCGACGTTCCAAGGCGAAACCCGGACCGTCCTGCAGGCGTTTTCCATCGTCGTCGAGACGTTCACGACGACCGGATACGGGGTGGATGCGGGCCAGTGGACGACGCCGCAGATGCGCCTGCTGATGGTGTTGATGCAGATGTCCGGGGTGATACTCATCTTCATGGCCCTCCCGGTGTTCGTCGCGCCGTGGGTACAGGAGGCACTTCGCGTGAGTCCCCCGACGACCATCGACGACGACGTGGAAAACCACGTCGTCATCTGTGGCTACTCGCCGCGCGCCGAGACGCTCATCGACGAGTTTCACTCGTGGGACCACGAGTACGTCGTCGTCGTCAGGGACCGGGACGCCGCGCTCGATTTGTACGAACAGGACATCACCGTCGTCCACGGCGACCCCGAGTCGGCCGACGCGCTCCGAAACGTCCACGTCGAGGACGCGGACGCCGTCATCGCCGACGCGACCGACGAGCAGAACGCGAGCATCGCGCTTGCCGTCCGCGAGGTGTCCGAGACGGTTCGCGTCATCAGTCTCGTGGAGAATCCCGACCTGACGAACTACCTCCAGTACGCCGGTGCGGACCAAGTGTTCTCGCCGCGCCACCTGCTCGGTCACAGTCTGGCGGAGAAGGTCACGGCGTCCGTGACGACCGACCTCGGCGAGACCGTCACCATCGGCGAAGATTTCGAAATCCTGGAACTGTCGATTCAAGCCGGGTCGGATATCGACGGGACGAGGCTCGACGAGAGCGGCGTTCGGGAGCGCACCGGCGCGAACATCATCGGCCTGTGGCGGCGCGGGGAGTTCCAGAGTTCGCCCTCCCCGACGACCGAGTTGGACGGCGACACGATTTTGCTCGCGGCCGGACGGGAGACGCAGCTCGAACGGCTGAAGGAGATGACCATCTCGGACGGTCGCGGACCCGTTCGGAGTTCGATACTCGTCGCCGGATACGGGGAAGTCGGTTCGACGGTGGAAGAGACGATGCAGTCGAAATCGGTGCGAACCACGGTCGTGGACAGGGAGGAGAAACCCGGCGTGGACGTGCTCGGCGACGTGACCGACGAGGACGTGTTGCGGGAGGCGGGCATCGAGTACGCCAACGCGCTCATCCTCGCGCTCGCGGACGACACGACGACGATTTTCGCCACGCTCATCGCGCGCGAACTCGCGCCGGGCGTCGAAATCGTCGCCCGGGCGAACGAGACGGACAACATCGGAAAGCTGTACAGCGCGGGCGCGGATTACGTCCTCGCCCTCGAAACCGTGAGCGGTCGGATGCTCGCCTCGACCATCCTCGAAGGTGAGGAGATAATCTCGCCCGACAAGCAGATAGAAATCCTCAGGACGACCGCGCCGCGACTCACCGGCCAGACGTTGCGGGATGCGGCGGTCAGAACCCGGACGGGCTGTACCGTCATCGCCGTCGAGCGAAACGGCGAGGTCATCACCGACCTCGGGCCGGATTTCGTGGTTCGCGGCGGCGACCAACTCATCATCGCCGGAACGGACGAGGACACGAACGAGTTCGCCGAAATCGCGCAGTGAGTCTTCCGCTCACACGACCGCCGAGGCGACCCACCACGTCACGAACGCCTCGATGAACGCCGCGACGACGAAGACCGGGAGCAAGCCGAGCAGGACGTAGTAGGCGCGGACGAGTTCGCTCGCAACGGCGTCGGCCGACGACCGACCGCGAACGTAGGACCACGCGACCCCGCCGAGATGTAAGCCGAGCGCACCCGCGACGGACAGGCCGGGGATTTCGATGATTCCGTGCGGGAGGATGAGCGCGAGGGCGAACGTGGGGTCGGGAAGGAGGCCGATGACGGCACCGACCACCGCACCGTTGAACAGCAGCGCGACGAGCGTCGGGACGCCGAACCCGAGCCCTGCGAACGCCGCCGCGATGGAGACGAACCAGTTGTTCGCGGCCAGCTTGACGAACACGTCTATCGGGAACGACCCGAAGACGTTGCTCGTCACGTCCGGGCGAACGCTTTCGAGCGTGAACGGTTGGACCGCGAGCCAGCCGCCGACGCCGCCGACCGCGAAGAGCGAGAGCGCGCCGAGAACGAGAAGCGGTCTCCGGACGAGGAACGTCCGCAGTTCGTGAATCCCACGACCGAATGCGCCGCGGACCGACCCCCGACCGTTGGACACCGCGGATTCAGAATCGATATACAGCGCCGTCTTCAGCACGCCGAGCGCCGGAAGCACCCCGAAGAAGAGGAGGAGTGCGGCGACTCGACTGACGCCGAGGAAACTCAATCCGGCCGTCACGACGCCGAACACGCCGAACGACGCGACAACGACGACGATGTAGCCCGCGACGCGGGCCTTGTGGTGACGGACGAAACTCCCGCTCCGTCGCAGTCCACCGCGAACGCCAACGTCGTCGATGACGATGGCCTGCGGGACGAACAGGAAGAGCAGGTAAACCGCGAGGAGGACGACGAAGAGCACGAGAGCCAGCACGAGCGACCCGAGGACCGCCGTGACGGTACCCCCACTCGTCACCGCGACCTCCGCGACGCCGAACGCGACGAAGACGAGGAAGTACGTGAACAGACGGGCGAGCGACAGCAGGATGAACCTCGTTCCGTCCCTGCTCGCACCGGCGACGCCGGCCCCAATCGCTCGTTCGGTTCGAAGCGGCGTCGGGAGGGGAACGGTGGCCACGTCGCCGTCGGTCGCACTCGCGCGCTCGTTCCGCAGGGTCCTCATCACGGCGTGTACTTGTCCCGCCCCGACGAGCGCGCGGGCGACGAACACGACGACGAGACTGCACAGAACGGACGCGACGAGGATGACGATGACCTCGGGCGTAAACGCGCCCATAATCGCGTCCCGCAGTCGCTCCACGGCGGCGGGATTCGTTTCGATTCCGTTCAAATCGCTCCGTCGAAACGCGGCGAATACGGCGTCGAGTCGCCCGGTTCCCGCGAGGAGCAAAAAGGCCAGCACGAGTCCCACTATCGGGAACGTCTGTGCCATGAGGTTGATGCTCGCCCCCGCGAGGAACAGCGGGAGGACCGAGGCCGGGCGGCTAAGGAGGACCGTTCGAACCGACGCGCTCGCGTCGCTGAACTTCATACGGGAAACCTCTCACTCGAATTAGATATGTGTGATGGTGAAGAAGGTTGTGCGGTGATGTCTGGTTGGTAGTTGTGATGGTTGGGATGGTGGTGATAGTGGTTTTGTTGCGGTAGTGGTGACGGTGGGGACGGTGGAAATGGTGATTCCGTCGTGGTAGTTCTGATAGTGGGGCTTGTAGTGATGGTGATGTTGGTAGTAATAGTGATGCTGTCGCGGCAGTTGTGATGGTTGAGATTGTAGAGATGGTGGTATTGTCGCGGTAGTCGTGAGAGTGAGAACGGTAGTAACAGTGGCACCGTCGCGGTAGTCCTGAGGGTGGGAAGTATCGCGATGGTTGCGAGCGTCGGGATTCTTTCGAGGGTACCGAACGTACCGTTGGAACGAATCGTACCGTGAGTGCTGACTACCGTGATGGTTTCGATGGTAGCGATAGTACGAATAGTAACTGAGTGTACGTCGGTTACCGGTCCGCGTCGTATTCGATGGTGAGGAACCGTCGACCGAACACCCACATCGCGTGTTCGGCGTGGATGCCGTCACCCTTCGGAGCCACGCGGAACCGCTGTTCCATCGGGAGCGCGACCGGACCGAGCGGCGTGCGGAGATACAACCCCTCGTCGCCCGTCTCGCTTCGGGTCGTCAGTTCGATGCCGGTCCCCTCGCCGTCTTCGTCACCGACCGACCCGTCGAGCGTTCGCACGTGCAGGACGGTGCTCAGGTTCGACCACGGGAGCGGGACGGCGATGTTGACGTAGCGGATTCCGTCCCGAACGTGGCTGGCGTAGATGGCGACGAAGACGGCGGTTCCCGTCCCGTCCGTTCGAATCCACGCTCGCGCCCCGTCTCGGTGGTCCTCGTCCGGGTCGATGGCGACGAGTTCGCTGGTGAGGGGGCCGCCGGACGACTGCCACGGGCCGGGGAGGTTGAGCTGTTCGATGCGGCTCGTGAGTCGGGCGGCGAGCGCCGCGCCGACCCGGAAGCCGCGGTGCCAGTGCACCCGATACGCCATGTCGTAGTCCGCGGTGCGCTCGTAGAACCGTCTGACCTCCGGGTGCACCTCGTCGGGGTCGAAGTCGGGACGGGCGAACGCCGCCATGTCGTCCATCTCGCCCGACAGTTGCACGCTGGTCGTAACGTCGTTCCGTTGAAGATAGTCCGAACCTACCCGGGTGCTGGCGACGAGCGGACTCAACGGAACGTCCCGTGTTTGGCGGAATGCCGAACGAGCGCGGCGACCGACCGCGACGACGGAGACGAGAAGTGCGAGAAAGAATCCGACGGCGCGTCGGCGCGGATGGGCGGGCCACACGGTCATGCTATACGATTAGTCATCTCCGTATTTCAATTCATTCCCGCCCTGTCACGCGGTTATCGGGCGTATAATAAAGACGCGTGAAGTGTTTTCTCGGTGGTGTGAGCACCTTCGGAATCAACTGGCGGAAAACGTCCGACCGTGAAACGGACCGACCGGACGCGGAGACCGGACAGTCGGACGACGAGAACGCGGCTCGTCGGTCGTACTCGATTCGCGCCCTCCTTCCCGGACCGTACGTTCGCTACCCAAAGGAGTGACGAGTCGGTCCCGCTACTCGCCGTGCCAGTCTAACACGGTCGCCGCCCACGTGTAGCCCGTCCCGGCGGCGAGGAAGCAAACGACGTCGCCCGATTCGACCAGTCCGTTCTCGAGTCCCGCGTCCAGCGCGAGTATCTGGTCCACGCTCTGGACGTGCCCGAACTCGTCCAGATAGTAGTTCGCCGTGTCGAGCGTCGAACAGAGGTAGTCGTGGAACGACCGTTTCATGTGCGTCAGCGCGACGAATCCGAGGTCGTCCCGGTCGTAGTCCGACCGCGAGAGCGCGGTGTCGGCCACGTCGAGGAAGTTATCGAGGCTGACCTCGCCCAATCGTTCCTTCATGCCGTCCGGGTCGGGCACGTCCAAGGTGTGGAGGTCCGCCGCCACGGTCGCCTCGCTGGGCGGGTTGCGCGACCCGCCAGCGGGCATCACCACGTCCTCCGAGAAGCGGCCGTCCGTTATCGCGGCGCTCTCCCGGACCGTGGCGACGGGGTCGTCCGGCGCTTCTTCGAGCACCATCGCGCACGCCCCGCTGCCGAAGTTGAACATGAACGAAGAGTCCTCGTTCTCGTAGTTCACGAGGTCCTCCTCCCGACTCGCCGAGACGAGCAGGATTCGCTCCGGGGCGTCCGCGACGAGGGTGGCTTTCGCTTGCCGGAGCGCGATGGGCGCACCGGCACAGAGCGCGTAACTCTCGCTGGCGAACGCGTTTTCCGCGCCGATGCGCTCGGCGACGTTCGCCGCGGCGCTCCAGACGACGAAATCCTTGAACTCGCTGCCGTGATACAGCACCGCGTCGAGGTCAGTGGCTTCGATTCCGGCGTGGGAAAGCGCCCGCTCTGCGGCTTTCACGCACATGTCCGCCGCGTGGTCGCCGTCCGGCGGGCAAACGTGCTTTTCGCGGATGCCCATCTTCTCGACGACGACTTCCTCGGGAATCGCGCTCCGGCGAGCGATTTCTTCGCCCGTTACCGTCGCTTCGGGAACGTACAGTCCGTAGCCCGTGAGTCCGACCATTATCTGAACCTCCGGAGCCGTGCGGGAATCTCTTTTGAGACGGGACCGCCGAGGCGGTCGCGGAGCGTGCCGAGCAACCCGTTCGGGACGAACAACACGAACAGCACGAACAGCGTGCCGACGTAGAGGCTCGCGTGGCCGTTCAGGAACGTCTCGATGGCTCCCTGTACCGTCAGGCCGTTGTAAATCGTCGTTCCCATGACGCCCGACCCGAGGTGTGTTCTGAGGTACGGCAGGAGTCCGCCGCCCTCGCCCGCCTTCGACAGGAACTCGCGGAACGTCTCGTTGAACAGTTGGCCGTACAGCGGTCCGGCGAGGGTGCCGAACCCGCCGATGATGGAGGCCAACAGTGCGTCACCCGCGACGAGGAAGTTGAACGACTCGTCCGGGGAGACGGTTCGTTCGTAGCCCGCCAGCAGGCCCCCCGCCACGGCGGCGAAGAAGGCGCTGATGGCGAACGCGCCGAGTTTGTAGCGGAAGGTGTCGTACCCCACCGCGATGGCGCGTTCCTCGTTTTCGCGGATGGCGACCATCACTTTGCCGAACGGCGAGTGGATGATTCGCTGCATGGCGAAGTAGCAGACGAGCACCACGAGACCGATCATGTAGTAGGACACCTCCGTCTGACCGAGGTGGACGAATCCGAGCGATACCTCGTCACCGGTCAGCGCCCCGATGGAGAGGTTCAGCGCATCGACGCCGGGGACGCCGATATTGAGGCCGTTGGCCCCGTTCAGGAAGATGCCGTCGCGCGGGTTCGACCCGACGTAATCCCAGCCGCGGACGAAGACGTACAACACCTGCGCGAAGCCGAGGGTTATCATGGCGAAGTAGACCCCCGTCAGGCGGAACGATACGGCTCCAATCGCCAGCGCGAGCGCGACGGCGACCAGTCCCGCGACGACGAGCGACACCATGAACGGCGTTCCCGGCGGGAGGAGCGGAATCTTGTCGTTCGCCGTGAGGATGACGAAGTACGCGCCGGTCCCGTAGAACGCGGCGTGGCCGAACGAGAGGTACCCCGTGTAGCCGCTGATGAAGTCGAACGACATGGCGAACAGGCCGAAGTAGAGGACGGGTATCATCGTCTCCACGCGCGGGAGGAGCGTCGCCGCCTCCGTCCCGAACGGCGAGTTCACCAGCAGGTGATACAGGCCGGGATAGGCCGCGAGGAAGGTGATAACCGCGAGGTGGACGATGTGGTCGCGGGTGTACTCTTCGACCCACGAGGCGTCCGTCTCCGAAATCGACCGCTCCGCGTCCGTTCCGGTTTCGGTGCTAATGGCCCCCCACCTCCTCGACGCCGAACAGGCCCTGCGGCCGGAGGATGAGGACGACCACGAGGATGAGGAAGATGGTCATCTCGGGCAGTCCCGCGAAGTCGATGGCGTTGACGAACCACCACGACATCGCCGCGTCCACCATGCCGACGAGGAGCGCCGCGACGACGGTCCCTCGGAACGTCCCGAGGCCGCCGACGATGACGACGACGAACGCCGGGAGGAGCGCTTCCGAGGCGACCGGGACGCTGGCACCCCACTTCGGGTCCCACATGAGCAACACCCCGGCGATTCCGGCCAATCCGGTGCCGAGCGCAAAGACGACGGTGAACACGCGGCGAACGTCGATGCCGAGCGCTTCGGTCATCTCCGCGTCCTCGCTTCCCGCGCGGATGACGAGTCCGTAGCGGGTCCGGGTCAGGAAGGCCCAGATTCCCGCGACGGTGAGCACGCCGAACGCGATTTCGAAGAGCGCGAGGCCGTTCACCGAGACGGAGCCGAGTCCGATCTGGTTCGTCAGGAAGCCGGGTTTCGTCCCGAAGGCGTCCTGCCAGTCGGTCTGGGGTTGCATGCCGTAGAACAGCACTGCGATTCGGACCAGTTCGTTCAGCACGAGCGTCAGCCCGAAGGTGAGCAGAATCTGGTACACCGGCGGGCGGTCGTACAGTTTGCGGATGAGGCCGACTTCGACCGCGGTTCCGAGTCCGGCGAGCAGGGCGAAGACGACCACGACGGCCACGAAAAACAGGGCCAACCGCGTGATAGAACTGCCTCCGGCGGCGACGAACGCGACCATCACCAACCCGCCGAGGTACGCGCCCAACATGGTCAGCGACCCGTGGGCGAAATTCAACACACCCATCAGGCCGAAGATGAGCGTCAAGCCGCTCGCAATCATCACGTACAGCGCGGCCTTCGCCAACCCCTGAATGAACACCGACGCGAGCGTCGATGGCCGGAGGAAATCCCCCAGCGCGCTTCCGACCCCCGCGAGCGGAACGAGTTCCATCATGCCGAGAGATACCTCCGGAGTCGCTCGTCGTCCATCGACACCTCGTTCGCGTCGCCCTGTTCGACGACGCGTCCGTTGTCGAGCACGTAGAACCGATCAGCGAGGTCGAGCGCCAGCGGGAGGTTCTGCTCGACCAGCAACAGCGTGGTATCCGTCGCCGCCTCTGCGAGCGCCTCGGCGACGGCCTCGACGATGAGCGGGGCCAGTCCCTCGCTCGGTTCGTCCACCAGCAGGAGTTCGTTCTCCCCGACGAGACCGCGGACGAGGGCCAACATCTGCTGTTGACCGCCGCTGAGATTTCCGGCCTCGCGGTCGCGGTGCTCTTCGAGGTCGGGGAACGTCTCGTAGGCGAGCGAGAGGGCCTCGTGCACGTCCTCCCCGCTCGGCACCGCCACCCGGATGTTCTCCTCGACGGAAAGTTGCGTGAACACCCGCCGCTCCTCGGGAATCCATCCGATTCCCATCTCCGCGACTTCGTGGGTGCTCTTGCCGATCAGTTCCGTGCCGCGGAACCGGACGCTCCCCCGCCGCGGCGGGGTCAGTTGGAGGATGGTGCGGAGCGTCGTCGTTTTCCCGACGCCGTTTCTGCCGACGAGGGCGACGACTTCGCCCGCTTCGACTTCCATCGAGACGCCCTCCAAGACGTGACTCTCGCCGTAGTACGTGTGGGCGTCCTCGACGGTCAGCAGGCTCACGCGATACCCTCCTCGACCTCGTAGCCGCCAAGGTACGCCTTTTGCACGTTCGGGTCGTCCCGCACCGACTCCGGCGTGTCGTCGGCGATGACAGACCCCTGATTCAACACGACGATGCGGTCGCTGACGCGCATCACGATGTCCATGTTGTGTTCGACCAGCAGCACCGCGTGGTCCTCGGCCACGTCCTCGATGAGGTCGATTATCGTCCCCACGCTCTCGGAAGAGACGCCCGCGTTCGGTTCGTCGAGCAGGAGTACGTCCGGGTCGCCCGCGAGCGCGATGGCGACCTCCAACTGGCGCGTCTGGCCGTGGCTCAGGTTCCCCGCCGTCGTCTCGGCGAAGTCGTCGAGTTCCACGCGCTCCAGAATCGCGTGGGCCTCTTCGGTGTGCTCCGGGAACGCCCTCGCGTTTCGAATCGGATTGGCCGACCCGTCCCCGTGTGCCTGCACCGCGACGCGGACGTTTTCGAGGACGGTACTCGTCGGGAAAACGTTCGTTATCTGGTAGGACCGGTGGAGTCCTAACCGCGCCGTCTCGTGGGGCTCCGTCCCCGTGATGTCCCGCCACGACCCGTTCGTTCGGAATTCGATGCTGCCCTCGCTCGGCGCGAGCACGCCGGTCAACAGGTTGAAAAACGTCGTCTTGCCCGCCCCGTTCGGCCCGATGAGCGAACACAGTTCGTCCGCTTCGAGCGTAAAATCCACGTCATCGACGGCGACCAAGCCGCCGAACCGTCTCGTCAGCCCCGTAGTTCGGAGCATGTTAGAGCGAGCAGGACATTCCGGCCGCGTCCTTCGGGATGGTCGCCTCCTCTCCCTCGATGGTGGCGAGCGGCTCGCCGGGCATGACGGCGGCGTCCCAGTTGTCTGCCCACTCGTCCGTGGTCGGGACTGGGTTGGCGACGGTCATCGAAGAGCGGGCCTGATTGTTGTACTTCTGGAAGACGTAGCCGCCCTCTCCCTTCGGCGTGTCTTTCACGGTCATACCGCGCATGGCCTCCGCGATGTCGGTCCCTTTGGTGGAACCGCTCTGGTGGACGCCCTGCACGATGGCCGATGCGGCGGTGAAGGTGCCCGAAGTGAACAGGTCCGGAACGACGCCGTAGGCCTTGGTGTACGAATCGACGAACGAGGTGTTGATATCGTTGTCGTACTGGTTCCAGTGATAGCGGGTCGTGAACGGGCCGAGTTTCGTCTTCTCTATCTTCTCTTTCGTCAGCGGTTTGCCGATGACTTTCTGCATCGTCTGGCCGACCACCTTGTTCGTGATTTGGGTCGCAAAGCCGCCGAAGACGCGGTAGTCGTAGCTTCCGGAGAGGTATTCGGTGAACAGGTTCGGGAGCGTGGCGACGGTGAATCCGCCGACGATTCCCTGTGCGCCCGCATCCTGTGCCTTGTCGAGCAGGCCCTTCCACTCCGAGTGCTCCTGCGGGACGAACTTCTTGCCGACGATTTCGACGCCTTCGTCCTCGAGTACCTGCTCGTAGTTGTTCACGACGGCCTTGCCGAAACTGTAGTCGGCCCCGAACAGGTACACCTTCTTCACGTCGGTTTCCTTGGCGACGTACTTCCCGCCGCTTCGGGCGTCCATCGCGGTGTTCTCGCTCGCGCGGAAGACGAGGTTGTTGCACGTCTCGCCGTCCGAGGTGATGGATGCAGACGCGGCCGGTCCGGCGACGTACGGCACGCCGCTCGCCTTGGCCACCGTCTTGATGACCGTCGTCGCCGAGGACGACGACGCACAGCCGAAGAGCATATCGACCTTCTGGTCCGTCACGAGGTTCGTCGCCAGTTTCTTGGCCTTGCTCTGGGAGAACCCGGTGTCGCGGACGTACAGTTCGAAATCGGTGTCGCCGACCGACACGACCGTTTTCCCGCTCTTGACGCCCGTCTTCGGGTCGGCGTCGGCTTTGTAGGCCAGTCCCGAAAGGAAGCCCCACAGGCTCTGTTGTCCGTAGTATTTGAGGCTCCCCGAAATCGGTTGGAGAACGCCGATTTTCACCGTCCCCGATACGTTCTTGGTCGTCGTCATGCCACCCGTTCCATTGTCGTTCCCCGATTTGTCGTCGTTCGTCGTATCGTTTGTGTCATCGTTTCCAGTGCACCCTGCCAATCCGGCAATCCCGACCGCACCCGCCGACGTGAGGACGTTGCGCCGTGTCAGTCTCCGCCTTGTCATACCACCTATACCGGGAGTTACGAGCGGCAAATACTGCAGGGTTAACATGTGAACAGAACGGAATCGGGCCGGTTCACATATCAACCGTGGATTTTTCCTCGCTATCGCTCGGAGTTTGAAATATGGCAGACGACGCGGTAACGCCGCCGACGTTCGACCCCGACGAGGTACTGCACGTCGAAGACGACCACTTCACGCCCGAGAACGTGGCTATCGTGACGGGCGCGGCCTCCGGAATCGGTCGTGCGACGACGCTCGCGCTCGCCGCGAACGACCTCACGGTGGTCGGGACGGACGTGGACGAGGACGGCCTGGCCGAGACGACCGACCGCGCCGAGGAGTTGGAACTCGGACGAAACGTCGAAACGGTAGTTGCCGACCTCACCGACGAGGACGAGATAGACCGCATCGTCTCCCACGCGGCGGACGCGGGCGCGGTGAAATATCTGGTCAACGTCGCCGGACTCCAGCACATCGACCCCATCGACGAGTTCCCGGCCGAGCGGTTCGACCTGCTCCACGACGTGATGGTCCGCGCGCCGTTCCTGCTGGCGAAGGCCTGCCTGCCCCACATGCGCGAGAGCGGCGATGGAACGGGCTGTATCGGCAACATGGCGTCGGTTCACGGCCACTACACCACCTCCGATAAGGTGGCCTACAACGTCTCGAAGTTCGGCCTCCGCGGCCTCACGCAGTCCCTCGCCGCCGAGGGCGACGGCGACGTTCGCGCCTTCTCGGTCAGCACGGGCTACGTGAAGACGCCGCTCGTGACGGACCAGATACCGGACACCGCCGAACAGCGCGGTATCAGCGTGGACGAGGTGGTCGAGGACGTGATGCTGGGCCAAGCGCGGACGAAGGACATGATGACGCCGCAGGACGTGGCGAACCTGTTCGTCTTCGGCTTCTCCAAACACGCGGACCACCTGAACGGCGGCGACCTGCTGTTCGACGGTGGCATGACGTTGACCTACGAGTGAGAACCGTCGTGACGTCCGACCGACTCGCGGAGGACGGCGTGTCCGTCGAACACCGGGACTACGAGGCGATGGTACACGGCTTTGCCAACATGCTCGGCGTCGTGGACACGACGGACGAGTTTTTCGCCTACGCTGGCGAGCGACTACGGAGTACGTTCGAGGGAGAATAACGTTCAGTCGAGCAGTTCTAGCGCGTCCACGACGCGCTGTATCATCTTTCGCTGTCCGCGGCGGAGGTTCTTCGAGACGGCGGGTTTCGAGACGCCGAACTCGTCGGCCAGCGTGCCGAGGGTGGCCGACCGCGGACTCTGGAAGTAGCCGTCCCTGACGGCGTGTTCGAGCGTCTCGCGCTCCACGTCCGAGAGGTCCCGACAGCCGTCGATGAGCGTCATCGCGGCCCCCGCGTTCTGCACGAGGTTCTGTAGGTCCGGCAGGTCGGGCGTTTCGCGCGATACGACCTCGAACTCGTTGTTCCATTCGAGTTCCGAGAGCGCGCCCTCCGCGACGTCCTCGTGATCGAAGCCGACGTGCCACAGTTCGTGGCCGTCCTCGATGTAGAACGGGCCGGTGATGTAGCCGTCGTGGTTGCGGATGGACTCCATCGCCTCCGTCTGCCCGATGGTGGTTCGGATGTGCGCGACGTTCTCCCGCTTCGACAGCAGGGAACAGTCGTGCATGTTGTCGTGTTCGCGGAGCGCCCGTAGACCGTGTTCGAGTTCGGTTCGGTCGTCACCCTCGACCACCAACCGCGTCTCCAACTCCTCCCGCGCTCGATCGAAATCCCAGTGAACGGCCGAGTACGCCACGCCGTAATCGTCGGAGGAGTCGATGAACGGGCAGTCGTACTGCTCCATGTCCATCGTGAGGTCTATCATTATCGTTCGCTCTGTTACCGCGGAACATACGTAAGACGAGTTAAAATAGTTTCCTTATCGCTCGTTGCTGGCTGATTTCTCCTGTCGATAGTGAAAAAAGGCGGTGACGTCGATATTCACGGACCGGTTGCATTCTCCTCGTTGCGTCGCAGATACTGAAAGACGAGTGCGAACGCCAGCCCACCGGCGGCACCCGTAATCACGGGGGCAACCAGTGCCCCGTCGAAGACGAACACACTGAGCACACCCCATATCCCCGCCCACAGCACGACTATGATGGTCGAGTAGACCCATGGAT carries:
- a CDS encoding ABC transporter ATP-binding protein, encoding MLRTTGLTRRFGGLVAVDDVDFTLEADELCSLIGPNGAGKTTFFNLLTGVLAPSEGSIEFRTNGSWRDITGTEPHETARLGLHRSYQITNVFPTSTVLENVRVAVQAHGDGSANPIRNARAFPEHTEEAHAILERVELDDFAETTAGNLSHGQTRQLEVAIALAGDPDVLLLDEPNAGVSSESVGTIIDLIEDVAEDHAVLLVEHNMDIVMRVSDRIVVLNQGSVIADDTPESVRDDPNVQKAYLGGYEVEEGIA
- a CDS encoding ABC transporter substrate-binding protein, producing MTRRRLTRRNVLTSAGAVGIAGLAGCTGNDDTNDTTNDDKSGNDNGTGGMTTTKNVSGTVKIGVLQPISGSLKYYGQQSLWGFLSGLAYKADADPKTGVKSGKTVVSVGDTDFELYVRDTGFSQSKAKKLATNLVTDQKVDMLFGCASSSSATTVIKTVAKASGVPYVAGPAASASITSDGETCNNLVFRASENTAMDARSGGKYVAKETDVKKVYLFGADYSFGKAVVNNYEQVLEDEGVEIVGKKFVPQEHSEWKGLLDKAQDAGAQGIVGGFTVATLPNLFTEYLSGSYDYRVFGGFATQITNKVVGQTMQKVIGKPLTKEKIEKTKLGPFTTRYHWNQYDNDINTSFVDSYTKAYGVVPDLFTSGTFTAASAIVQGVHQSGSTKGTDIAEAMRGMTVKDTPKGEGGYVFQKYNNQARSSMTVANPVPTTDEWADNWDAAVMPGEPLATIEGEEATIPKDAAGMSCSL
- a CDS encoding SDR family oxidoreductase, which codes for MADDAVTPPTFDPDEVLHVEDDHFTPENVAIVTGAASGIGRATTLALAANDLTVVGTDVDEDGLAETTDRAEELELGRNVETVVADLTDEDEIDRIVSHAADAGAVKYLVNVAGLQHIDPIDEFPAERFDLLHDVMVRAPFLLAKACLPHMRESGDGTGCIGNMASVHGHYTTSDKVAYNVSKFGLRGLTQSLAAEGDGDVRAFSVSTGYVKTPLVTDQIPDTAEQRGISVDEVVEDVMLGQARTKDMMTPQDVANLFVFGFSKHADHLNGGDLLFDGGMTLTYE
- a CDS encoding alpha/beta hydrolase family protein; this encodes MTSDRLAEDGVSVEHRDYEAMVHGFANMLGVVDTTDEFFAYAGERLRSTFEGE
- a CDS encoding helix-turn-helix domain-containing protein, whose amino-acid sequence is MIDLTMDMEQYDCPFIDSSDDYGVAYSAVHWDFDRAREELETRLVVEGDDRTELEHGLRALREHDNMHDCSLLSKRENVAHIRTTIGQTEAMESIRNHDGYITGPFYIEDGHELWHVGFDHEDVAEGALSELEWNNEFEVVSRETPDLPDLQNLVQNAGAAMTLIDGCRDLSDVERETLEHAVRDGYFQSPRSATLGTLADEFGVSKPAVSKNLRRGQRKMIQRVVDALELLD